A genomic segment from Necator americanus strain Aroian chromosome III, whole genome shotgun sequence encodes:
- a CDS encoding hypothetical protein (NECATOR_CHRIII.G12424.T1) → MYVGLRRARVQGLTAVHQSVKIFPPDGQGCLLGSDCVGSVQNRRTPLHLAAILCHLKLLCPRRPLDLAITFQQTTYLLLRRFSGLKSPVVRATHAELYAYIVSADAKANFFLEAKTRSVFFTAS, encoded by the coding sequence ATGTATGTCGGTCTTCGGCGTGCACGAGTTCAGGGACTGACAGCGGTTCACCAAAGTGTAAAAATATTCCCTCCAGATGGGCAGGGTTGTCTCCTCGGCAGCGACTGCGTTGGCAGTGTTCAGAACAGGCGAACAcctcttcatcttgccgctatactatGCCATCTAAAACTCCTTTGCCCTAGACGTCCATTAGATCTTGCGATCACGTTTCAGCAGACGACGTATCTTCTTCTCAGACGTTTCTCCGGGTTGAAGTCACCGGTAGTGCGGGCAACACATGCAGAATTGTACGCATAtattgtctccgcagatgcgaAGGCGAACTTCTTCCTTGAGGCTAAAACCAGGAGTGTTTTCTTCACAGCTTCCTGA
- a CDS encoding hypothetical protein (NECATOR_CHRIII.G12425.T1): MPERNMGSLETHIRLVTLNCWSPSSELQQAVLSRLLRYLRAPLAALQETRSDRLLISINNHAIYCGDADERKVGVAVRNDYNNLVEEFGPTLSRCAFVAKDQRKRMMPTVKLHLDYVLTKNRYPQT, translated from the coding sequence ATGCCCGAGCGAAACATGGGATCTTTGGAAACACACATCCGTCTCGTAACACTGAACTGCTGGTCGCCatcaagtgaactccaacaagccgttCTATCcaggcttctgcgatatctgcgTGCACCATTagctgcattgcaggaaacacgcagtGATCGCCTTCTCATTAGTATCAACAATCACGCcatctactgcggcgatgctgacgaaaggaaagtaggagtAGCTGTCAGGAACGACTATAACAACCTGGTCGAGGAGTTTGGTCCAACGTTgtcaagatgcgcctttgtagcGAAGGATCAGCGAAAGCGGATGATGCCGACTGTTAAGCTTCATCTCGATtacgttctgacgaagaacaGATATCCACAAACCTAG